A window of Ignavibacterium sp. contains these coding sequences:
- the uvrC gene encoding excinuclease ABC subunit UvrC, whose product MNSKLELQLKNLPAKPGVYQFLNKNGKIIYVGKAKNLRNRVRSYFQNNVTSPKTLAIVEKTEEVQIVVTDSEVEALILENNLIKQFKPRYNVNLKDDKSYPFIKVTNELFPRIYPTRHLVNDGSKYFGPYTDVKSMKASLRMINQIFRIRSCKLDLTEENINAKKFKVCLDYHIKKCDGPCEGLISAVAYNEMVKEVIQLLKGKTDELIKSFTEKMNIAVENLEFEKAAELRDKINQLTSISSKQKIVSDDFDDRDIFAVAFEGKDSSCSVFNIRDGKLIGKKQLRLSIEEGEELPQIYSAAIKFYYQDFAEIPKEIVLEVEPEDKEAILEWLIHKANHRVKFVVPQRGDLKSLVKMCKENAMLQLKEIQIQKMKNLGNVPYPLAALQRDLRLKNLPKKIECFDISNIQGSDSVASMVVFVDGKPKKSLYRKFIIKSVDGPDDFASMREVIERRYSKLLTENETFPDLIMVDGGKGQLSSAVEVLNKLGVKNYNIIGLAKRLEEVFFPGKSEPETIAKTSSGLKLLQQIRDEAHRFAITFHRQRRTKRIISTELTEIKGIGTQTAKLLIEKFGSLEAVKSSSLEELASVIGIKKAELIKSHFNQSTE is encoded by the coding sequence ATGAATTCAAAATTAGAATTACAATTAAAAAATTTACCTGCTAAACCTGGCGTATATCAGTTTCTTAATAAGAATGGTAAAATTATTTATGTAGGTAAAGCAAAGAATTTAAGAAATCGTGTAAGAAGTTATTTTCAGAATAATGTAACATCACCTAAAACATTAGCAATCGTTGAAAAGACAGAAGAAGTTCAGATTGTTGTTACCGACAGCGAAGTTGAAGCTCTCATACTTGAGAACAATCTTATCAAGCAGTTCAAACCAAGATATAATGTAAATCTTAAAGACGATAAAAGTTATCCTTTCATTAAAGTGACGAATGAACTATTCCCAAGAATTTATCCTACAAGACATCTGGTTAATGATGGTTCGAAATATTTTGGTCCTTATACAGATGTTAAAAGTATGAAAGCTTCATTAAGGATGATCAATCAGATTTTCAGAATAAGAAGTTGTAAACTTGATTTGACTGAGGAAAACATAAATGCTAAAAAATTTAAAGTCTGTCTTGATTATCATATTAAGAAATGTGACGGACCTTGCGAAGGTCTGATTAGTGCAGTCGCTTATAATGAAATGGTAAAAGAAGTAATTCAATTGCTTAAGGGCAAGACAGATGAATTAATAAAATCATTTACTGAAAAAATGAATATTGCCGTTGAAAATCTTGAGTTTGAAAAAGCAGCCGAATTAAGAGATAAAATAAATCAACTGACAAGTATTTCATCAAAACAAAAAATTGTTAGCGATGATTTTGATGACAGAGATATTTTCGCCGTTGCATTTGAAGGAAAAGATTCAAGCTGTTCTGTATTTAATATTCGTGATGGAAAATTAATTGGCAAGAAACAACTTCGTCTTTCGATAGAAGAAGGTGAAGAACTTCCACAGATTTATTCTGCTGCAATAAAATTTTATTATCAGGATTTCGCTGAGATTCCAAAAGAAATAGTATTGGAAGTTGAACCCGAAGATAAAGAAGCAATTCTCGAATGGCTTATTCATAAAGCAAATCATAGAGTAAAATTTGTTGTGCCACAAAGAGGTGATTTGAAGTCACTTGTAAAGATGTGTAAAGAAAATGCTATGCTGCAGTTGAAAGAAATTCAGATTCAGAAAATGAAAAATCTTGGAAATGTTCCCTATCCACTTGCTGCCTTACAAAGAGATTTAAGATTAAAAAACCTACCAAAGAAGATTGAGTGTTTTGACATTTCAAACATTCAGGGCTCAGACAGTGTTGCAAGTATGGTAGTTTTTGTTGACGGAAAACCAAAGAAAAGTTTATACAGAAAATTCATAATTAAAAGTGTTGACGGTCCTGATGATTTTGCAAGTATGCGTGAAGTCATTGAAAGAAGGTACTCAAAACTGCTGACCGAAAATGAAACTTTTCCCGATTTGATAATGGTTGACGGTGGAAAAGGTCAGCTTTCAAGTGCAGTTGAAGTTCTGAATAAACTTGGTGTTAAAAATTATAATATCATTGGATTAGCAAAAAGATTGGAAGAAGTTTTCTTTCCCGGCAAATCAGAACCTGAAACAATTGCAAAAACATCATCCGGATTAAAACTTTTGCAACAAATAAGAGATGAAGCACATCGGTTTGCGATAACCTTTCACAGACAAAGAAGAACCAAAAGAATCATATCAACAGAGTTAACTGAGATAAAAGGTATTGGCACACAAACTGCTAAACTGCTTATTGAAAAATTCGGAAGTCTCGAAGCAGTAAAATCATCTTCACTTGAAGAGCTTGCTTCGGTGATCGGAATAAAGAAAGCAGAATTAATAAAATCTCATTTTAACCAAAGCACGGAATGA
- the glgC gene encoding glucose-1-phosphate adenylyltransferase: MFSPGSSILRDTITVILAGGQGERLYPLTAVRSKPAVPFGGKYRIIDFALSNCLNSGLRRIYVLTQYKSDSLNMHLFEAWSIFNPELGEFIYSVPPQRKMNNDWYLGTANAIYQNLNLFSDRKAKWVLILSGDHIYKMDYLKFIDNHIKNDADLSMACIEVPKDQASRFGIVGIDENYNVQSFIEKPPVPPEIPDKKGFSFVNMGIYVFKASVLKDVLLEMESKKIKALDFGQDVIPYMVKSKLKVIAFRFIDENKKVQPYWRDIGTLDSYYAANMDLISVTPEFNLYDSEWPLRTYQYQYPPAKTVSHEGERVGRTLNSLVCDGTIVSGGLVERSILGANVRINSYSYITDSILFHNVWVGRHARIRRAIIDKNVTIPEGYEIGFDPEEDKKKFTVTETGIVVIPKNMVLKD, encoded by the coding sequence ATGTTCTCCCCTGGTTCATCAATTCTCAGAGATACAATCACCGTTATTCTTGCTGGTGGTCAAGGTGAAAGACTTTATCCTTTAACCGCAGTCAGAAGTAAACCCGCAGTTCCATTTGGTGGCAAATACAGAATTATTGATTTCGCTTTATCAAATTGTCTGAACTCTGGTTTAAGGAGAATTTATGTTCTAACACAATATAAATCTGACTCTCTCAATATGCATTTGTTTGAAGCGTGGAGTATTTTTAATCCTGAGCTTGGAGAATTCATCTACTCAGTTCCACCTCAAAGAAAAATGAATAATGATTGGTATCTGGGAACTGCAAATGCAATCTATCAGAACCTTAATCTTTTCTCTGACAGAAAAGCAAAATGGGTTTTAATATTAAGCGGTGATCATATCTACAAAATGGACTATCTGAAATTTATTGATAATCACATTAAGAACGATGCTGATTTAAGTATGGCTTGTATTGAAGTTCCTAAAGACCAGGCAAGCAGATTTGGAATTGTTGGAATTGATGAAAACTATAATGTGCAATCTTTTATTGAGAAACCACCTGTTCCTCCGGAAATTCCTGATAAAAAAGGTTTCTCGTTTGTTAATATGGGAATTTATGTTTTCAAAGCTTCTGTACTTAAAGATGTATTACTTGAAATGGAATCGAAAAAAATAAAAGCACTTGATTTTGGACAGGATGTAATTCCATATATGGTTAAATCCAAATTAAAAGTAATCGCTTTTCGCTTCATTGATGAGAACAAAAAAGTTCAGCCATATTGGAGAGATATTGGAACGCTTGATAGTTACTACGCTGCTAATATGGACTTGATAAGCGTTACACCGGAATTTAATCTTTACGATTCAGAATGGCCTTTAAGAACATATCAATATCAATATCCACCTGCAAAAACAGTTTCTCACGAAGGAGAAAGAGTTGGTAGAACTTTAAATTCTCTTGTTTGCGACGGAACCATAGTTTCAGGAGGTTTGGTTGAAAGGTCAATACTTGGAGCTAATGTCAGAATAAATTCTTATTCGTACATAACAGATTCAATTCTTTTTCACAATGTTTGGGTTGGTCGTCATGCAAGAATAAGAAGAGCTATTATTGATAAGAATGTAACAATACCTGAGGGATATGAAATAGGATTTGATCCTGAGGAAGACAAGAAAAAGTTCACCGTGACTGAAACTGGTATTGTTGTAATTCCCAAAAATATGGTGCTTAAAGACTAA
- a CDS encoding L,D-transpeptidase, whose protein sequence is MKALLILFVITTISFADDPNRVYSTKQSLSFEELKKISSTKIVDTVFTLSDYFVEIDLSKQLGYLHSRFDSVKTFKVSSGTKKIKDGVETNTGIFVIQHKAAKWYSTQFDSTLMLNWMGFNYGIGFHALAGKSYYKYLGNKTSSHGCVRVSREDGKELFSKLNYGAPVLVHKGETAIRISFADKSSNEYKYYDSENLPKEIKRRMNHLYKGSFLNFVNEKILIDNKNITHEGISIGDFNKVAPRQRIYPEYLFVEIAIPEIKAEMIPVNYFSIEKLFASTD, encoded by the coding sequence ATGAAAGCACTTTTAATCTTATTCGTAATTACAACCATCAGTTTTGCTGATGACCCGAATAGAGTATACTCAACAAAGCAATCTTTGAGTTTTGAGGAATTGAAAAAAATCAGTTCGACAAAAATTGTCGATACTGTTTTTACCTTGTCAGATTATTTTGTTGAAATTGATTTATCAAAACAATTAGGATATCTTCACTCTCGATTTGATTCCGTTAAAACATTTAAAGTATCCAGCGGAACAAAGAAAATTAAAGATGGAGTTGAAACAAATACGGGCATTTTTGTAATTCAGCACAAAGCTGCAAAATGGTACTCAACTCAATTTGATAGTACTTTGATGTTAAATTGGATGGGATTTAATTATGGAATTGGTTTTCACGCTTTGGCAGGAAAATCTTATTATAAATATCTGGGGAACAAAACCTCATCTCACGGTTGTGTAAGAGTATCAAGAGAAGATGGCAAAGAATTATTCTCAAAACTTAATTACGGAGCTCCGGTATTGGTTCATAAAGGTGAAACTGCCATCCGGATTTCTTTTGCTGATAAAAGTTCAAATGAATATAAATACTACGATAGCGAAAACCTTCCGAAAGAAATCAAAAGAAGGATGAATCATCTTTATAAAGGAAGTTTTTTGAATTTTGTTAATGAAAAGATTCTAATTGATAATAAGAACATTACTCACGAAGGAATTTCAATCGGAGATTTTAACAAAGTTGCACCAAGACAAAGGATTTATCCGGAATACCTTTTTGTTGAAATCGCAATACCAGAAATCAAAGCTGAAATGATTCCAGTAAATTATTTTTCAATCGAAAAGCTTTTTGCATCAACTGATTAA